In Nasonia vitripennis strain AsymCx chromosome 2, Nvit_psr_1.1, whole genome shotgun sequence, a genomic segment contains:
- the LOC100679097 gene encoding uncharacterized protein LOC100679097 isoform X3, with the protein MRNITAPRGAMTIEESRRSQRPYRYGMVLLCVGALINWLGLAENYVEPVRYVGVACIVAGALLICAAMCCWLHAPPTRTNTQTQRTTHPLTAQIDDPIHVISIEEPSTGARQKPPDYEAVADAPPSYDDAIKLNPGQLARSTHRSSIGATSAISIEHTIPGTVVGVVVPANAAVAVIAEPPTLTPPPPYAR; encoded by the exons ATGCGGAACATCACAGCTCCTCGCGGTG CAATGACAATAGAAGAATCTAGAAGATCCCAGCGGCCCTACAGGTATGGCATGGTTCTGCTGTGCGTCGGTGCCCTGATCAACTGGTTGGGCCTGGCCGAGAACTACGTGGAACCTGTGCGGTACGTCGGGGTGGCCTGTATCGTCGCCGGAGCACTGCTCATCTGTGCCGCCATGTGCTGCTGGCTACACGCACCTCCAACGAGGACTAACACGCAGACTCAGCGAACCACGCATCCTCTCACTGCCCAG ATCGACGATCCGATCCACGTGATTTCGATCGAGGAGCCGTCGACTGGCGCGCGACAGAAGCCACCGGACTACGAGGCTGTGGCCGACGCGCCGCCCAGCTACGACGACGCCATCAAGCTGAATCCTGGACAGTTGGCCAGGTCCACCCATCGAAGCAGTATCGGAGCTACCTCTGCCATCTCGATCGAGCACACGATACCCGGGACCGTCGTCGGGGTCGTCGTCCCAGCGAACGCCGCAGTCGCGGTTATCGCCGAGCCGCCCACTCTCACACCACCGCCACCTTACGCGAG GTGA
- the LOC100679097 gene encoding uncharacterized protein LOC100679097 isoform X1 — translation MNNTTSSPPPTYLVFGEIPAMTIEESRRSQRPYRYGMVLLCVGALINWLGLAENYVEPVRYVGVACIVAGALLICAAMCCWLHAPPTRTNTQTQRTTHPLTAQIDDPIHVISIEEPSTGARQKPPDYEAVADAPPSYDDAIKLNPGQLARSTHRSSIGATSAISIEHTIPGTVVGVVVPANAAVAVIAEPPTLTPPPPYAR, via the exons ATGAACAACACGACCAGCAGCCCGCCGCCGACTTATCTTGTCTTTGGAGAAATACCAG CAATGACAATAGAAGAATCTAGAAGATCCCAGCGGCCCTACAGGTATGGCATGGTTCTGCTGTGCGTCGGTGCCCTGATCAACTGGTTGGGCCTGGCCGAGAACTACGTGGAACCTGTGCGGTACGTCGGGGTGGCCTGTATCGTCGCCGGAGCACTGCTCATCTGTGCCGCCATGTGCTGCTGGCTACACGCACCTCCAACGAGGACTAACACGCAGACTCAGCGAACCACGCATCCTCTCACTGCCCAG ATCGACGATCCGATCCACGTGATTTCGATCGAGGAGCCGTCGACTGGCGCGCGACAGAAGCCACCGGACTACGAGGCTGTGGCCGACGCGCCGCCCAGCTACGACGACGCCATCAAGCTGAATCCTGGACAGTTGGCCAGGTCCACCCATCGAAGCAGTATCGGAGCTACCTCTGCCATCTCGATCGAGCACACGATACCCGGGACCGTCGTCGGGGTCGTCGTCCCAGCGAACGCCGCAGTCGCGGTTATCGCCGAGCCGCCCACTCTCACACCACCGCCACCTTACGCGAG GTGA
- the LOC100679097 gene encoding uncharacterized protein LOC100679097 isoform X2 gives MRFFIPRGNVPAMTIEESRRSQRPYRYGMVLLCVGALINWLGLAENYVEPVRYVGVACIVAGALLICAAMCCWLHAPPTRTNTQTQRTTHPLTAQIDDPIHVISIEEPSTGARQKPPDYEAVADAPPSYDDAIKLNPGQLARSTHRSSIGATSAISIEHTIPGTVVGVVVPANAAVAVIAEPPTLTPPPPYAR, from the exons CAATGACAATAGAAGAATCTAGAAGATCCCAGCGGCCCTACAGGTATGGCATGGTTCTGCTGTGCGTCGGTGCCCTGATCAACTGGTTGGGCCTGGCCGAGAACTACGTGGAACCTGTGCGGTACGTCGGGGTGGCCTGTATCGTCGCCGGAGCACTGCTCATCTGTGCCGCCATGTGCTGCTGGCTACACGCACCTCCAACGAGGACTAACACGCAGACTCAGCGAACCACGCATCCTCTCACTGCCCAG ATCGACGATCCGATCCACGTGATTTCGATCGAGGAGCCGTCGACTGGCGCGCGACAGAAGCCACCGGACTACGAGGCTGTGGCCGACGCGCCGCCCAGCTACGACGACGCCATCAAGCTGAATCCTGGACAGTTGGCCAGGTCCACCCATCGAAGCAGTATCGGAGCTACCTCTGCCATCTCGATCGAGCACACGATACCCGGGACCGTCGTCGGGGTCGTCGTCCCAGCGAACGCCGCAGTCGCGGTTATCGCCGAGCCGCCCACTCTCACACCACCGCCACCTTACGCGAG GTGA
- the LOC100679097 gene encoding uncharacterized protein LOC100679097 isoform X4 translates to MTIEESRRSQRPYRYGMVLLCVGALINWLGLAENYVEPVRYVGVACIVAGALLICAAMCCWLHAPPTRTNTQTQRTTHPLTAQIDDPIHVISIEEPSTGARQKPPDYEAVADAPPSYDDAIKLNPGQLARSTHRSSIGATSAISIEHTIPGTVVGVVVPANAAVAVIAEPPTLTPPPPYAR, encoded by the exons ATGACAATAGAAGAATCTAGAAGATCCCAGCGGCCCTACAGGTATGGCATGGTTCTGCTGTGCGTCGGTGCCCTGATCAACTGGTTGGGCCTGGCCGAGAACTACGTGGAACCTGTGCGGTACGTCGGGGTGGCCTGTATCGTCGCCGGAGCACTGCTCATCTGTGCCGCCATGTGCTGCTGGCTACACGCACCTCCAACGAGGACTAACACGCAGACTCAGCGAACCACGCATCCTCTCACTGCCCAG ATCGACGATCCGATCCACGTGATTTCGATCGAGGAGCCGTCGACTGGCGCGCGACAGAAGCCACCGGACTACGAGGCTGTGGCCGACGCGCCGCCCAGCTACGACGACGCCATCAAGCTGAATCCTGGACAGTTGGCCAGGTCCACCCATCGAAGCAGTATCGGAGCTACCTCTGCCATCTCGATCGAGCACACGATACCCGGGACCGTCGTCGGGGTCGTCGTCCCAGCGAACGCCGCAGTCGCGGTTATCGCCGAGCCGCCCACTCTCACACCACCGCCACCTTACGCGAG GTGA